A window of Lacibacter sediminis contains these coding sequences:
- a CDS encoding response regulator — protein sequence MPYSLLIFEDNARLRQSLEMLLDDEVNFKVVGAFADCIHAVEQVESSGTDLVVMDIDMPGMSGIEGVRQIKNKFPHVKVVMHTVFDDDNRIFDSICAGADGYLLKNTSPVQLIQSLLEVMQGGAPMSPFVAQKVFQHFRKQNLPASDPFNLSDREKEILEMLVQGNSYKMIAAKSNIVVDTVKKHLRNIYSKLHVSCGTEAVAKALQHKIVKID from the coding sequence ATGCCTTATAGCCTGTTGATATTTGAGGATAATGCACGTTTGCGTCAATCACTTGAAATGTTGTTGGATGATGAAGTGAACTTTAAAGTGGTTGGTGCATTTGCCGATTGCATACATGCTGTAGAGCAGGTAGAAAGTAGCGGAACTGATCTTGTGGTGATGGATATAGATATGCCCGGCATGAGTGGCATTGAAGGAGTTCGGCAGATCAAGAACAAATTCCCGCATGTAAAAGTGGTCATGCATACTGTGTTTGATGATGATAACCGAATATTTGATTCCATTTGTGCAGGAGCCGATGGTTATTTGTTAAAGAACACATCTCCCGTTCAACTTATACAATCATTACTGGAAGTAATGCAGGGTGGTGCACCCATGAGTCCGTTTGTGGCACAGAAAGTATTTCAACACTTCCGTAAACAAAATCTTCCTGCCAGCGACCCGTTTAATTTAAGTGACCGGGAAAAAGAAATTCTCGAAATGCTGGTGCAGGGTAATTCTTATAAGATGATTGCTGCAAAAAGTAATATCGTGGTTGACACGGTAAAAAAGCATCTGCGTAATATCTACAGTAAACTTCATGTCAGCTGCGGTACCGAAGCAGTAGCCAAAGCTTTGCAGCATAAGATCGTAAAAATCGATTAG
- a CDS encoding tetratricopeptide repeat-containing sensor histidine kinase: MHLRNVHLFLLTFLYLYVGNLYAQKNNTKDTLSVYTLIARADELAAVGRIDSALKINSTAVEQSRKLKFERGEGYAVLKKAELLFKQSENKEAIHYDSLALKIALQLNDGPLLAAVYHQMGLHASYFSKHEEAVALFEKSLKSAYELEQSSNTASVYNSMGQAFMEMGDFENQMLWQTKALTLYEKLDDDDGIAQTLNNIAGLYYELGKKQEAIMYGKRAVVIRERIGNYDELSTTYNNLSQIYLFADSFQQAQHYGELGLKFAGLSGSKNKLAHAYTSMVLLMNRQRKNNEALGYEKKAIAILEQTGDNVMLSRRYISAAILSSSKEVNDSAGAVSFYNKAINLATRINSRMNIRDGYYFRSAFFNNYKDYAKALDDYKKHILYRDSLVSLETSSKIADIETKYETEKKDLEIERLKTEQRIRQLEIEKQKAVITGNLSLAKQKESEINLLMQQQELQDLRLKEKDKELEKQLLVTRNDQQQLKLAQQEKELQDKQIQAQKQLRNLLIAGALLILILAVVLFNRFQIKKKLEEQVHLQEMRNSISRNLHDDIGASLSNINILTELARRNATDPDKAKEYLSKAADDIQHVSESLSDIVWNINPRYDELNNLFVRMKRYAADMMDGKNISYEMNFPEDASEVKLGMDQRRDLYLIFKEAVNNMVKYSRATNAKVEVLISPNSMKLLVKDNGGGFDMNEVKEGNGLRNMQQRAALLKASLTVESEPGKGTTVNLDMPLG; the protein is encoded by the coding sequence ATGCATCTTCGAAATGTGCACCTTTTCCTGCTTACTTTTTTATACTTGTATGTCGGTAATTTGTATGCCCAAAAAAATAACACAAAAGATACGCTCTCCGTTTATACATTAATTGCACGTGCCGATGAACTGGCTGCTGTTGGCCGGATTGATTCTGCTTTGAAAATAAATTCAACCGCTGTGGAGCAAAGCAGAAAATTAAAATTTGAACGAGGTGAAGGTTATGCTGTTTTAAAAAAAGCTGAACTGTTGTTCAAACAATCAGAGAATAAAGAGGCAATTCACTACGATTCGTTGGCATTAAAAATCGCATTGCAATTAAATGATGGTCCGTTACTTGCCGCTGTTTATCACCAGATGGGTTTACACGCAAGTTATTTTTCAAAACATGAGGAAGCAGTTGCATTGTTCGAAAAATCATTGAAATCGGCTTATGAACTTGAACAGTCATCTAATACTGCATCCGTATACAATAGCATGGGGCAGGCATTTATGGAAATGGGTGACTTTGAAAATCAAATGCTCTGGCAAACGAAAGCGCTCACATTGTATGAGAAGCTGGACGATGATGATGGCATTGCACAAACATTGAATAATATCGCCGGTTTGTATTACGAGTTGGGTAAAAAACAGGAAGCAATAATGTATGGAAAACGTGCAGTAGTGATCCGGGAACGGATTGGTAATTACGATGAGCTTTCTACAACCTACAATAATCTTTCACAGATATATCTGTTTGCCGATTCATTTCAACAGGCACAACATTATGGTGAGTTGGGATTGAAGTTTGCAGGCCTGAGCGGTTCAAAAAACAAACTGGCACATGCTTATACCAGCATGGTGTTATTAATGAACCGGCAACGAAAAAATAATGAAGCACTCGGTTATGAAAAGAAAGCTATTGCAATTCTAGAGCAAACAGGCGACAATGTGATGCTGTCACGCAGGTATATTTCTGCTGCGATTCTTTCCAGTTCAAAAGAAGTGAACGACAGTGCAGGAGCTGTATCGTTCTATAATAAGGCCATCAACCTGGCAACAAGAATCAATTCACGTATGAATATTCGGGATGGGTATTATTTCCGTTCAGCATTTTTCAATAATTACAAAGATTATGCGAAAGCTTTGGACGATTATAAAAAGCATATCCTGTACCGTGATAGTCTTGTTTCATTGGAAACGAGCAGTAAAATAGCAGACATTGAAACAAAGTATGAAACAGAAAAAAAAGATCTTGAAATTGAACGGTTGAAAACAGAGCAACGTATCCGTCAGTTGGAAATAGAAAAACAGAAAGCTGTGATCACTGGCAATCTTTCATTGGCAAAGCAAAAGGAGAGCGAAATTAATTTACTGATGCAGCAACAGGAATTACAGGATCTGCGGTTAAAAGAGAAAGATAAAGAGCTGGAAAAGCAATTACTCGTTACAAGAAATGATCAGCAGCAACTTAAACTTGCACAACAGGAAAAAGAATTACAGGATAAGCAGATTCAGGCACAGAAACAACTGCGAAATCTGCTGATTGCAGGAGCTTTATTGATTCTGATATTGGCTGTTGTATTGTTCAACCGTTTCCAGATCAAGAAAAAACTTGAGGAACAGGTACACCTGCAGGAAATGCGCAATTCAATTTCAAGAAACCTGCACGATGATATTGGCGCATCGCTGAGCAACATCAATATACTCACTGAACTCGCAAGAAGAAATGCAACTGATCCTGATAAAGCAAAAGAATATTTAAGCAAGGCAGCGGATGATATCCAGCATGTAAGTGAAAGCCTGAGTGATATTGTATGGAACATCAATCCACGCTACGATGAACTGAATAATCTTTTTGTACGCATGAAGCGTTACGCAGCCGACATGATGGATGGTAAGAATATCAGCTATGAAATGAATTTTCCTGAGGATGCATCAGAAGTAAAACTGGGAATGGACCAACGTAGGGATCTTTACTTGATCTTTAAAGAAGCAGTAAATAACATGGTCAAATATTCCAGGGCAACTAATGCAAAAGTGGAAGTACTCATCAGTCCAAACAGTATGAAGCTGTTAGTGAAAGATAATGGTGGTGGGTTTGATATGAATGAAGTAAAGGAAGGAAACGGCTTGCGGAACATGCAGCAAAGAGCTGCACTGCTGAAAGCATCGCTTACAGTTGAATCGGAACCAGGTAAAGGAACAACTGTTAACCTGGATATGCCGCTGGGATAG
- a CDS encoding thiol-disulfide oxidoreductase DCC family protein — protein MNRLVLFDGVCNFCNFWIQFALKRDKKGKLTFGSLQGETAQRILPQYNIDPLVITSVIFIEDGIAYRESTAALKVCRHLDGGWKLLYALIVIPAFIRDGIYKWIGKNRYKWFGKQESCMLPTPDQRQRFVD, from the coding sequence ATGAACAGGCTGGTTTTATTTGATGGCGTTTGCAACTTCTGTAATTTCTGGATACAGTTTGCATTAAAGCGAGATAAGAAAGGAAAGTTGACCTTTGGTTCACTGCAAGGCGAAACGGCGCAACGGATATTACCACAGTATAACATCGACCCTTTGGTTATTACTTCTGTTATTTTTATTGAAGATGGTATTGCCTACCGTGAATCGACTGCAGCATTGAAAGTGTGCAGGCATTTAGATGGTGGTTGGAAATTGTTGTATGCACTCATTGTTATTCCAGCATTTATCAGAGATGGTATTTATAAATGGATCGGTAAGAACCGTTACAAATGGTTTGGCAAACAGGAAAGCTGTATGTTACCAACACCAGATCAAAGACAACGATTTGTTGATTGA